The following coding sequences lie in one Anguilla rostrata isolate EN2019 chromosome 8, ASM1855537v3, whole genome shotgun sequence genomic window:
- the tmem64 gene encoding transmembrane protein 64 isoform X3, with protein MWNSGSTTLQFFVKVLKHTAGRGHIQLSRWLQRSSQESMDCDKIDILICNAFDERGAGGKLDVDLESDINNETGISFLGDVRHPCCITTCCFKSAVLVCILTAVCFSSVALVRQYLKDLLIWVESLDSLVGALLFIVGLILVSFPCGWGYIVLNVAAGYLYGFVLGMGLVMVGVLIGTFIAHEVCKRVLTDWVLTKIGNSEQLSAVIRVVEGGSGLKIVALARLTPIPFGLQNAVFSVEQGGMESVWNKI; from the exons ATGTGGAACTCGGGATCTACAACGCTGCAATTCTTTGTCAAAGTCCTGAAACATACGGCTGGAAGAGGGCACATTCAGCTGAGTCGCTGGCTACAGAGATCATCCCAGGAATCCATGGACTGTGATAAAATTGATATACTAATTTGCAACGCGTTTGATGAGCGAGGCGCAGGTGGAAAGTTGGATGTGGACCTGGAGAGTGACATCAACAACGAAACGGGGATCTCTTTCCTCGGGGACGTAAGACATCCGTGCTGTATCACCACCTGTTGTTTCAAAAGTGCTGTACTGGTGTGCATTTTGACGGCGGTCTGCTTCTCGTCGGTGGCCCTTGTCCGCCAGTACCTCAAGGACCTTCTTATTTGGGTAGAGAGTTTGGACAGCCTGGTCGGAGCTCTGCTCTTTATCGTTGGGCTGATTTTAGTATCCTTTCCTTGCGGGTGGGGATATATAGTACTCAACGTGGCTGCTGGATACCTGTATGGGTTCGTATTGGGCATGGGACTGGTGATGGTTGGGGTACTGATTGGGACCTTCATCGCTCATGAGGTCTGCAAGCGGGTATTGACTGACTGGGTTTTAACCAAGATTGGAAACAGCGAACAGCTGAGTGCTGTCATAAGGGTTGTGGAGGGAGGAAGTGGACTTAAAATTGTGGCCTTAGCAAGACTCACACCAATACCCTTTGGACTCCAAAACGCAGTGTTTTCG GTTGAGCAAGGGGGCATGGAGTCAGTTTGGAACAAGATTTGA